The Argentina anserina chromosome 3, drPotAnse1.1, whole genome shotgun sequence genome includes a region encoding these proteins:
- the LOC126789332 gene encoding disease resistance protein Roq1-like isoform X3: MDSIASSSSTTTHQSWTYDVFLSFRGDDTRNNFVGHLHSNLVRKGFKTFLDDDGLRRGLDISTELYKAIEESKVSIVVFSENYAFSKWCLDELVAILHRKESKQQTVYPIFYRVDPTDVRHQTGRFGKALALHECKFKDQLEKVVRWREALTNAANLSGLHFSDGNESKFIDAILEEVSGKLLNRTYLNVAKYPVGIESRVEDVLKLLSIGGNGVRMVGVWGAGGIGKTTLAKAVYNSVAYQFEGSCFLANVREESMKSRGFVHLQKVIFTEILGWNTYHSSVDRGIELIKHYMSRKRLLLILDDVNHLSQLNNLVGNPTWFGSGSRIIITTRDKHCLTGFDVNEIYKVEKLSHHEALELFNFNAFQDHRHREDYVELVKNVLHYAQGLPLALEVLAANLRGRDANQWKYALDSYRSLPKQEIREVLKISYHALEHSMKQVFLHIACFFKGKSKDYVTDILKACDLNPEYAIDLLEEKALIVVTEEDTIQMHDLLEEMGREIVFQESPTEPGQRSRLWRFEDVYDMFVKNTGSDKVQGIVVTNWNDSGEKICLSSETFSTLKNLQIFIICGNIFTGDHVNYLSNELRVLDWIYCPLLSLPSNFTPKKLVLLNMPSSQMSPLGEVTEKVPWSSRSLVSKILFQLMPWSAKSPMRKGVKNMQSLKSIDLSHCYGLTKLPDFSRFPNLVDLNLSGCKRLVEVDPSIGFLKNIVSLNLGRCKKLKKFDIPAEMKSLKCLDLRGTAIREISSSIRYLISLEMLTLRQCAKLTNVSSSIFELRHLDLYWCDSLVTFPTNSGSLTSLPGKHYDPLSISLDSCTSLEEILDFPREIDYVNLRCCRALKKFPDLSKFLEGKESKRIRRMNLYDCKVLCNNLAQTKKNHSQDDSVETALLSVFLSCHQQSEFEVLYPAKSGVPDWFSWRAKSGGFPWDDDFNVEEVRPVYKLHFKFSENVNWYNKGLAFCAHSYLAFKGPYIKFCAIYINGVCIAKPLEKAEEHPWRLSHGHLWLYYIPFHTIIRRLGESGLPPPSTCLLKFEFKVVGEGRGTCGVHVVMPTDEDGVIIHQVDNADCTSEGDDAYCTSEGDDADCTSEGDDADCTSEGDDGLMV, translated from the exons ATGGATTCAATCGCCTCTTCCTCTTCAACTACGACTCATCAGTCATGGACTTATGATGTCTTTCTGAGTTTCCGAGGTGATGATACACGCAACAACTTCGTAGGCCATTTACACAGCAATCTCGTCCGAAAGGGATTCAAAACGTTCTTGGACGATGATGGGCTCAGAAGAGGATTGGATATATCAACCGAGCTGTACAAAGCAATTGAAGAGTCCAAAGTTTCAATCGTTGTCTTCTCTGAAAACTATGCTTTCTCCAAGTGGTGCTTGGATGAACTCGTTGCCATTCTCCATCGTAAAGAGTCAAAGCAGCAAACGGTGTACCCTATATTTTATAGGGTAGATCCAACCGATGTAAGGCACCAGACTGGTCGTTTCGGTAAGGCACTGGCTCTTCATGAGTGCAAATTCAAGGATCAGTTGGAGAAAGTTGTGAGATGGAGGGAAGCTCTTACAAACGCTGCAAATCTTTCTGGGCTGCATTTCTCGGACGG TAATGAATCTAAATTCATTGATGCAATCCTGGAAGAAGTGTCAGGAAAACTATTGAACCGTACATATTTAAATGTGGCAAAGTACCCGGTTGGAATAGAATCTCGTGTAGAAGATGTGCTTAAACTTTTAAGTATTGGGGGAAATGGTGTTCGTATGGTAGGTGTATGGGGAGCTGGAGGAATAGGCAAAACTACACTTGCTAAAGcagtttataattcagttGCTTATCAATTCGAAGGTAGTTGCTTTTTGGCGAATGTAAGAGAAGAGTCGATGAAATCCAGAGGCTTTGTCCATCTACAAAAGGTTATCTTTACTGAGATTCTAGGGTGGAATACTTATCATTCTAGTGTTGATCGAGGAATTGAATTGATAAAACACTACATGAGCCGTAAAAGGCTTCTGTTAATTCTTGATGATGTTAATCATTTGAGCCAATTAAACAATTTAGTTGGGAATCCTACTTGGTTTGGTTCAGGCAGTAGAATAATCATAACAACGAGAGATAAACATTGCTTAACTGGTTTTGATGTCAATGAAATATACAAGGTGGAGAAGTTAAGCCATCATGAAGCATTAGAACTATTCAACTTTAATGCCTTCCAAGATCATAGACACAGGGAAGATTATGTTGAACTTGTCAAGAATGTCCTACATTATGCTCAAGGACTTCCATTAGCTTTAGAAGTTTTGGCTGCAAACTTACGTGGCAGGGATGCAAATCAATGGAAATATGCATTGGACAGTTATAGGAGCCTTCCCAAGCAAGAGATTCGAGAAGTTCTGAAAATAAGTTATCATGCACTAGAACATTCGATGAAACAAGTTTTTCTTCACATTGCTTGTTTTTTCAAAGGCAAAAGCAAGGACTATGTAACAGATATACTAAAAGCCTGCGACCTCAACCCTGAGTATGCCATTGATTTACTTGAGGAAAAGGCCCTCATTGTTGTTACTGAAGAAGATACAATTCAAATGCATGACCTGCTAGAAGAAATGGGTCGAGAGATAGTTTTCCAAGAGTCACCGACGGAGCCTGGTCAACGTAGCAGATTGTGGCGTTTTGAAGATGTGTATGACATGTTTGTGAAAAACACA GGATCAGATAAAGTCCAAGGCATTGTGGTTACTAACTGGAATGACAGTGGAGAAAAGATATGCTTGAGTAGTGAAACCTTCTCAACATTGAAaaatctccaaatcttcatAATTTGTGGCAATATATTCACCGGAGATCATGTGAATTATCTTTCCAACGAACTGAGGGTTCTTGATTGGATTTACTGTCCATTATTGTCTTTGCCCTCTAATTTTACTCCCAAGAAGCTAGTATTACTCAATATGCCTTCCAGCCAAATGTCACCTCTAGGGGAGGTAACAGAG AAAGTGCCTTGGAGCAGCAGATCACTTGTTTCAAAGATTCTATTTCAACTGATGCCTTGGAGCGCTAAGTCACCAATGCGAAAGGGAGTAAAg AATATGCAAAGTCTGAAATCTATCGATTTGTCACATTGTTATGGTCTGACAAAACTGCCCGACTTCTCTAGATTCCCAAATTTAGTGGATTTGAATCTAAGTGGCTGTAAAAGGTTGGTTGAAGTTGATCCTTCCATTGGATTTTTAAAGAATATCGTGAGTTTGAACCTTGGGCGCTGCAAGAAACTTAAGAAGTTCGACATTCCGGCTGAAATGAAATCCTTAAAATGTCTGGATTTACGGGGGACTGCCATCAGAGAAATTTCGTCATCAATTCGATATCTCATTAGTCTTGAAATGTTGACTTTGCGCCAATGCGCAAAACTCACAAACGTGTCGAGCAGCATTTTTGAGCTGCGGCATCTTGATCTGTACTGGTGCGACAGTCTAGTTACATTTCCAACCAATTCAGGATCCTTAACTAGTTTACCAGGCAAGCACTATGATCCCCTTTCCATCTCTCTGGACAGTTGCACGTCTCTCGAGGAAATTTTGGACTTTCCACGAGAAATAGATTATGTGAATTTAAGGTGCTGTCGTGCATTGAAAAAATTTCCAGATCTATCCAAGTTTTTGGAAGGTAAAGAGTCAAAGAGGATTCGGCGTATGAACTTGTATGACTGCAAAGTACTGTGTAACAATCTGGCTCAGACGAAGAAAAATCATTCACAGGATGATTCAGTGGAAACGGCTCTACTGTCTGTCTTTCTCTCATGTCATCAGCAATCTGAATTCGAGGTATTATATCCCGCCAAAAGTGGAGTTCCAGACTGGTTCTCCTGGCGTGCGAAAAGTGGAGGGTTTCCCTGGGATGATGATTTCAATGTGGAAGAAGTACGGCCAGTATACAAGTTACACTTTAAATTTTCTGAAAATGTTAATTGGTATAACAAAGGATTGGCTTTCTGTGCTCATAGTTATCTTGCATTTAAGGGACCATATATAAAATTCTGTGCTATCTACATTAATGGGGTATGCATTGCGAAACCATTGGAGAAGGCAGAAGAGCATCCTTGGAGGTTGTCACATGGTCATCTGTGGTTGTACTATATTCCATTCCATACAATTATAAGACGGCTCGGTGAGAGTGGTTTGCCGCCGCCTTCCACCTGTCTGCTCAAGTTTGAGTTCAAAGTTGTGGGGGAGGGGAGAGGAACTTGTGGGGTTCACGTAGTAATGCCAACGGACGAGGATGGCGTAATTATCCATCAAGTTGATAATGCAGACTGCACCTCTGAAGGTGATGATGCATACTGCACCTCTGAAGGTGATGATGCAGACTGCACCTCTGAAGGTGATGATGCAGACTGCACCTCTGAAGGTGATGATGGACTGATGGTGTAA